The Mycobacterium paragordonae genome includes a region encoding these proteins:
- the fdxA gene encoding ferredoxin: protein MTYVIGEPCVDVMDRACVEECPVDCIYEGGRALYIHPDECVDCGACEPVCPVEAIYYEDDLPEELRPYQADNAAFFFATLPGRDDPLGSPGGAARMGALGVDAPLVASLPRRDPERL, encoded by the coding sequence ATGACATATGTAATTGGGGAGCCGTGCGTTGATGTGATGGACCGGGCCTGCGTCGAGGAATGTCCGGTCGATTGCATCTACGAGGGTGGTCGCGCGCTCTACATTCATCCTGACGAGTGCGTGGATTGCGGTGCGTGCGAGCCTGTTTGCCCCGTCGAGGCGATTTACTACGAGGACGATCTGCCCGAAGAGTTGCGCCCCTACCAAGCGGACAATGCGGCGTTCTTCTTCGCGACGCTTCCTGGCCGTGACGACCCCCTGGGGTCGCCGGGCGGAGCCGCCAGGATGGGTGCCCTCGGCGTCGATGCACCGTTGGTGGCCAGCCTGCCCCGGCGTGACCCTGAGCGATTATGA
- a CDS encoding KasA/KasB family beta-ketoacyl-ACP synthase, with translation MTALRTGEGLPDVVVTGVASTTSLAPDAEETWQQLLQGSSGIRKLDKDFVTEFESPVRIGGPLREDLDEQFGRVELRRFAFMQKLSAVVSRRLWEQAGSPDVDTNRLMVSVGLGLGSTEDIPLWHNIWKVKGLKAISPISVQKYMPNAPAAAIGLDREAKAGVETSVMADASGTAAIAQAWQSIVLGEADVAICGGVETVIEAVPMATFWQLGMLSINNDDPTGACRPFDKHRDGMVLAEGGAMMLVETEEHAKARGAPILARLMGAAVTSDGCDAVLPDPAGERAGDAIARAIHLAGLTPSDIDLVKAHAAGTTFGDAAEARAIRRALGDHSPAVYAPKAALGNSLGSAGAIEAVLTVQALRDQIVPPTLNFTEADPDVDLDVVAGEARRGNYRYAVAESFGLGGNNVAVVFGAA, from the coding sequence ATGACCGCGTTGAGAACCGGTGAGGGGTTGCCCGACGTCGTGGTCACCGGCGTGGCGTCCACGACGTCGCTCGCGCCCGATGCCGAGGAGACCTGGCAGCAACTACTGCAGGGCAGCAGCGGAATTCGAAAATTGGACAAGGATTTCGTGACCGAGTTCGAGTCGCCGGTGCGTATCGGCGGTCCATTGCGCGAAGACCTGGACGAGCAATTCGGCCGCGTCGAGCTGCGCCGGTTCGCGTTCATGCAGAAGTTGTCCGCCGTCGTCAGCCGGCGCTTGTGGGAGCAGGCCGGCTCGCCCGACGTCGACACCAATCGGCTGATGGTGTCGGTCGGCCTGGGCCTTGGCAGTACCGAGGACATTCCGCTCTGGCACAACATCTGGAAGGTCAAAGGCCTGAAGGCGATCTCGCCGATCTCGGTGCAGAAATACATGCCGAACGCGCCCGCCGCCGCGATCGGGCTCGACCGAGAAGCGAAAGCGGGCGTCGAGACGTCGGTGATGGCCGACGCGTCGGGCACCGCGGCAATCGCCCAAGCGTGGCAGAGCATCGTCCTCGGAGAGGCCGACGTGGCGATCTGCGGCGGTGTGGAGACCGTGATCGAGGCGGTTCCCATGGCCACGTTCTGGCAGCTCGGCATGCTTTCCATCAACAACGACGACCCGACCGGTGCCTGCCGCCCGTTCGATAAGCACCGCGACGGCATGGTGCTGGCCGAAGGCGGCGCGATGATGCTGGTGGAAACCGAGGAGCATGCCAAAGCGCGGGGTGCGCCGATCCTGGCCCGATTGATGGGGGCCGCCGTGACGTCGGACGGATGCGACGCCGTGCTGCCGGACCCGGCCGGCGAGCGTGCCGGCGATGCTATCGCCCGTGCGATCCACCTGGCTGGGCTGACGCCGTCCGACATCGACCTCGTCAAGGCGCATGCCGCCGGCACAACGTTCGGAGATGCGGCCGAGGCGCGCGCCATCCGCCGGGCACTCGGTGATCATTCGCCCGCGGTGTACGCGCCCAAGGCGGCGCTGGGCAACTCCCTCGGCTCGGCCGGCGCGATCGAGGCGGTGCTCACCGTCCAGGCGCTGCGCGACCAGATCGTGCCGCCCACACTGAATTTCACCGAAGCCGACCCCGACGTCGACCTCGATGTCGTGGCCGGTGAGGCCCGCCGCGGCAACTACCGCTACGCCGTGGCGGAATCGTTCGGGCTGGGCGGCAACAACGTCGCGGTGGTGTTCGGCGCGGCCTGA
- a CDS encoding ferredoxin, with product MRVVVNRDRCEGNAFCVNIAPEVFALDDDEYAVVITDPVPVEQETLVAQAIEACPRAALSREL from the coding sequence ATGCGAGTCGTGGTAAACCGCGATCGATGTGAGGGCAATGCGTTCTGTGTGAATATCGCCCCGGAGGTGTTCGCACTCGACGATGACGAATACGCCGTGGTCATCACCGACCCCGTCCCCGTCGAGCAGGAGACGCTTGTCGCACAGGCCATCGAAGCGTGCCCTCGTGCGGCCTTGTCTCGCGAACTTTAG
- a CDS encoding helix-turn-helix transcriptional regulator: MRVGKHDKGEAGQTHHAGRNRQRQRVLQLVREHDEPVDADELAARLGLHTTTVRFHLDGLCDEGVVERSRITRAGVGRPRTGYLAVRERLDYRIVAEILALELGDTADKRRRRVEAAGRRWAERIPDGVLYEDTAGQRIPDEVGPAKFVEARAALITTVFDRMGFGPELTAARKSSDGNQRTIRLYRCPVRDLARDHPEVACALHRGLLQGLVTKSAARGGNSAVSEPRMHAELKPFVEPELCLARVIACD, translated from the coding sequence ATGCGGGTGGGCAAGCACGACAAGGGCGAGGCCGGACAAACGCATCACGCGGGTCGCAATCGGCAACGCCAACGAGTTCTGCAACTGGTGCGCGAACACGACGAGCCGGTCGACGCAGACGAGCTGGCCGCGCGGCTGGGCCTGCACACGACCACGGTCCGTTTCCACCTTGACGGGTTGTGCGACGAGGGAGTCGTGGAGCGCAGCCGGATCACGCGAGCCGGTGTGGGTCGTCCGCGCACCGGCTACCTCGCGGTGCGTGAGCGGCTGGACTATCGAATCGTGGCCGAGATACTGGCACTGGAGCTGGGCGACACGGCCGACAAGCGGCGCCGTCGCGTCGAAGCCGCCGGCCGGCGCTGGGCTGAGCGGATCCCCGATGGCGTCTTGTACGAAGACACTGCGGGACAACGTATTCCGGACGAAGTCGGGCCGGCGAAGTTCGTTGAAGCGCGAGCGGCATTGATCACCACGGTGTTCGACCGGATGGGTTTCGGTCCCGAGCTGACCGCGGCCAGAAAATCGTCCGACGGCAACCAGCGGACCATCCGTCTGTACCGCTGCCCCGTCCGCGATCTGGCCCGTGATCACCCGGAAGTGGCGTGTGCCCTGCACCGGGGGTTGCTGCAGGGACTTGTCACGAAGTCGGCAGCGCGCGGGGGGAATTCGGCCGTTTCGGAGCCGCGGATGCATGCCGAGCTCAAGCCCTTCGTCGAGCCCGAACTATGTCTCGCCAGGGTGATCGCGTGTGACTGA
- a CDS encoding DUF2249 domain-containing protein: MSGTDVIVASTAADADAAEAIKGHHAQLAGQLAVLTDAMLWAVERGAAFEPPRAAALVFLTGELLPHAAAEEERLYPAATHSERVRPLVESMIAVHRIIGSLVERIRIEPPVRAAACGHALRVLFDAHLVDENERLLPVVAADPDVSLVEVTHGMHELVGRADSANDAEPLHSCGCCESDADDPVLDVREVPHSIRHATVFGAFDAVPAGCALVLIAPHDPIPLLRQLDHRAAGRLEIQYEQRGPEAWRLRLIKR, encoded by the coding sequence ATGTCAGGCACCGACGTGATCGTCGCTTCCACGGCCGCTGACGCCGATGCGGCCGAAGCCATCAAGGGGCATCACGCGCAGCTCGCAGGGCAGCTTGCGGTGCTCACCGATGCGATGCTGTGGGCGGTCGAGCGCGGTGCGGCCTTCGAGCCGCCACGAGCCGCTGCCCTGGTCTTCCTGACCGGCGAGCTATTGCCGCACGCCGCCGCCGAAGAGGAGCGCCTCTACCCGGCCGCCACTCATTCGGAGCGCGTCCGGCCGCTGGTCGAATCGATGATCGCGGTGCACCGCATCATCGGCTCCCTCGTCGAGCGCATCCGCATAGAGCCGCCGGTGCGGGCAGCCGCGTGCGGTCACGCCCTGCGAGTGCTGTTCGACGCACACCTTGTTGACGAGAACGAGCGGCTCTTGCCTGTCGTGGCTGCCGATCCCGACGTTTCCCTCGTCGAGGTGACCCATGGCATGCACGAACTCGTCGGACGTGCGGACTCCGCCAACGATGCCGAGCCATTACACAGCTGCGGCTGTTGTGAATCCGACGCTGACGATCCGGTGCTCGACGTTCGCGAGGTGCCGCACTCGATCCGGCATGCCACCGTGTTCGGCGCGTTCGATGCCGTTCCGGCCGGCTGCGCACTGGTGCTGATAGCTCCCCATGATCCGATCCCGCTGCTGCGTCAACTCGACCACCGTGCCGCGGGCCGGCTCGAGATCCAATACGAGCAGCGCGGGCCGGAGGCCTGGCGGCTGCGACTGATCAAGCGGTGA
- a CDS encoding helix-turn-helix transcriptional regulator yields MKKDLAVLGPAPTPVLRAPVALSGQRLRVLEYVRAHSPVRVAEAASALELHPNTVREHLDAVAELGLVERSAATALGRGRPATLYRVSAADPTVAVRDYAGLATALAGHLARTSVHPERDARAAGIEWGHELVDEGNRAGGDPRQSVLAALTRLGFAPDDEDGGTPGAHEGIGGIALRRCPLLDAARRYPTVVCQVHLGIVEGMLERLGAPSGRGLDLIPFAEPGACRLFMPEPVVRHGD; encoded by the coding sequence GTGAAAAAAGACCTGGCGGTTTTGGGCCCCGCTCCGACACCGGTGCTCCGGGCCCCGGTGGCGCTGTCCGGGCAGCGGCTGCGGGTGCTCGAGTACGTGCGCGCACACTCCCCCGTCCGGGTCGCCGAAGCCGCCAGCGCTCTTGAACTGCATCCCAACACCGTTCGCGAACACCTCGACGCGGTCGCTGAACTCGGGCTCGTGGAGCGCTCCGCCGCAACGGCGCTCGGACGCGGACGTCCGGCCACGTTGTACCGCGTGTCGGCCGCCGACCCCACCGTCGCGGTCCGCGATTACGCCGGTCTGGCGACCGCACTGGCCGGTCATCTGGCGCGCACCAGCGTCCACCCCGAGCGCGATGCGCGGGCGGCCGGCATCGAGTGGGGACACGAACTCGTCGACGAGGGCAATCGGGCCGGCGGCGATCCGCGGCAGTCCGTGCTCGCGGCGCTGACCCGCCTGGGCTTCGCGCCCGACGACGAAGATGGCGGCACCCCGGGCGCCCACGAGGGTATCGGAGGCATCGCGCTACGCCGCTGCCCCTTGCTGGACGCCGCCCGCCGCTACCCCACCGTCGTCTGTCAGGTCCACCTCGGCATCGTCGAGGGAATGCTGGAGCGCCTCGGCGCCCCCAGCGGCCGGGGGCTCGACCTCATTCCATTCGCCGAACCCGGCGCCTGCCGGCTGTTCATGCCCGAACCCGTTGTGCGACATGGTGACTGA
- a CDS encoding OsmC family peroxiredoxin: MSIADRTARTTWVGPLASGEGKLSQGSRGALDGLPLTWASRTEQPGGKTSPEELAAAAHSSCFSMALALKLGENDTPPERLDVTATVTLDAVDGVPTITASRLQVRARVVGLDEEAFAAVVGEAAGLCPVSRLFAGATISVDAELDESEPVRHAG; encoded by the coding sequence ATGAGCATCGCGGATCGGACCGCGCGGACCACATGGGTAGGGCCGTTGGCGTCTGGCGAAGGCAAGCTGTCGCAGGGCAGTAGAGGAGCCCTGGATGGGCTGCCGTTGACCTGGGCCTCCCGCACCGAGCAGCCGGGCGGCAAGACCAGCCCCGAAGAGCTGGCGGCAGCAGCGCACTCATCGTGCTTTTCAATGGCATTGGCCCTGAAACTAGGTGAAAACGACACGCCGCCAGAGCGACTCGATGTCACCGCCACCGTGACCCTGGATGCGGTCGACGGAGTCCCGACGATCACCGCGTCGCGGTTGCAGGTCAGGGCTCGTGTCGTGGGCCTGGACGAGGAGGCGTTCGCGGCCGTGGTGGGCGAGGCTGCCGGCCTGTGTCCGGTTTCGCGATTGTTCGCCGGTGCCACGATCAGTGTCGATGCCGAGCTCGACGAGAGCGAACCTGTCCGTCACGCGGGCTGA
- a CDS encoding hemerythrin domain-containing protein, producing MSSPSLSAELTREHREIDAALQAFIEKLDCGSVQTESLTGTLEALRRHIYLEEVFLFPPLRDAGVVMPIFVMMREHGQLWQTMDALTDLLADGHDYSRLRDMSIKLLDQLLQHNSKEEPVIYPNADTELPPHTSAELTRFIVTGRAPEGWVCQQAGG from the coding sequence ATGTCCAGTCCGAGTTTGTCGGCCGAGCTGACGCGGGAACACCGCGAAATCGACGCTGCGCTGCAGGCCTTCATCGAGAAGCTCGATTGCGGCAGCGTGCAAACCGAATCGCTCACCGGGACGTTGGAAGCGCTGCGCCGGCACATCTATCTCGAAGAAGTGTTCCTGTTTCCGCCGCTGCGCGACGCCGGGGTCGTGATGCCGATCTTTGTGATGATGCGCGAACACGGTCAGCTGTGGCAGACAATGGACGCACTGACGGATCTGCTCGCCGACGGACACGACTATTCACGGCTCAGGGATATGTCCATAAAGCTGCTGGATCAACTGCTGCAGCACAATTCCAAAGAGGAGCCGGTCATCTATCCGAACGCGGACACAGAACTGCCACCACATACGAGCGCGGAACTGACCCGGTTCATCGTGACCGGCCGCGCCCCCGAGGGGTGGGTGTGCCAGCAAGCCGGCGGGTGA
- a CDS encoding helix-turn-helix transcriptional regulator, with translation MSPVEVRREESSGRRGDVLRALKARSGPMSITEIAKVLDVHSNTVRFHLDTLVSEGRVEHVAPDRKRPGRPPLMFRAIPQMDRSGPRHYRLLAEILALTLASGRDASGKAQAAGRTWGREFTTSSPRGKRSSINGSVNHLVEVLDDFGFAPERRRSGGEHQIGLRHCPFLELAETRRKVVCSIHLGLMQGILESHDASVAVDRLDAFVQPDLCLAHLRPQGNSR, from the coding sequence ATGAGTCCAGTCGAAGTGCGACGCGAGGAGTCCTCGGGTCGGCGTGGTGATGTGCTGCGGGCATTGAAAGCGCGATCAGGCCCGATGAGCATTACTGAGATAGCCAAAGTGCTTGATGTGCACTCTAATACAGTCCGTTTCCATCTGGACACGTTGGTCAGCGAGGGCCGGGTTGAGCATGTCGCGCCAGATCGCAAACGGCCTGGGCGGCCACCGCTGATGTTTCGCGCGATTCCACAGATGGATCGCAGCGGACCACGTCATTACCGGTTGCTCGCCGAGATTCTCGCGTTGACTCTCGCCTCCGGTCGCGATGCCAGTGGCAAGGCACAAGCCGCGGGTCGTACGTGGGGGCGGGAGTTCACAACGAGCTCGCCGCGGGGGAAAAGATCAAGCATCAACGGCTCTGTCAACCACCTCGTAGAGGTCCTCGACGATTTCGGGTTTGCGCCCGAGCGCCGCAGATCCGGGGGAGAGCACCAGATCGGCTTGCGCCACTGCCCATTCCTCGAACTCGCCGAGACCCGACGCAAGGTAGTCTGCTCGATCCACCTGGGCCTCATGCAAGGAATTCTCGAAAGCCACGACGCATCAGTTGCTGTCGACCGACTGGATGCGTTCGTCCAACCCGATCTCTGTCTGGCTCACTTGAGACCGCAAGGGAACTCTCGGTGA